Proteins encoded in a region of the Oncorhynchus clarkii lewisi isolate Uvic-CL-2024 chromosome 18, UVic_Ocla_1.0, whole genome shotgun sequence genome:
- the LOC139372762 gene encoding cyclin-dependent kinase 5 activator 1-like: MGAVLSLSPASRKNSYCDTRPDSLNHYPSLSSRSLNTQKDHTGGLKRGQSIFLPALTWKRLVATTKKRGGSKKCSGGSGLLGDPLNNNNIYQKDPVLHLNQDNVKKSLSCANLSSYNRPAGLGLGIGFGQGHCGYEVGIKPQQLPSVIRVPHKGTGASSPKRVIIQASTSELLRCLGEFLCGRCYRLKHLSPADPVLWVRSVDRSLLLQGWQDQAFVTPANVVFVYMLCRNVVDGDLVSSEHELQATLLTCLYLSYSYMGNEISYPLKPFLVEAGKEAFWDRCLAIIDATSTKMLRINADPHFFTHVFAELKSEGGCGPQDYSRVLDR, encoded by the coding sequence ATGGGTGCAGTACTGTCACTGTCCCCTGCATCCAGGAAGAATAGCTACTGCGACACGCGCCCCGATTCGCTCAACCACTACCCGAGCCTGAGCAGCCGATCGCTCAACACTCAGAAAGACCACACCGGCGGCCTGAAACGGGGCCAGTCAATCTTCCTCCCGGCGCTCACCTGGAAACGCCTGGTTGCCACCACCAAGAAACGAGGGGGTTCTAAGAAATGTTCTGGGGGTTCTGGGTTGCTCGGAGACcccctcaacaacaacaacatttacCAGAAGGACCCGGTGTTGCATCTCAACCAGGATAATGTCAAGAAGTCTCTATCCTGTGCCAACCTCTCCAGCTACAACAGGCCAGCGGGACTAGGCCTGGGGATAGGCTTTGGCCAGGGGCACTGTGGCTATGAGGTGGGCATTAAGCCCCAGCAGCTACCCTCCGTCATAAGAGTGCCCCATAAAGGAACAGGCGCTTCGTCCCCCAAGCGCGTCATCATCCAGGCGTCCACTAGTGAACTCCTCCGCTGCCTGGGTGAGTTCCTGTGTGGCCGCTGCTACCGGCTGAAACACCTCTCCCCTGCAGACCCAGTGCTGTGGGTGCGGTCGGTGGACCGGTCTCTACTCCTCCAGGGTTGGCAGGATCAGGCCTTCGTGACGCCAGCCAACGTCGTGTTTGTCTACATGCTGTGTCGAAATGTGGTGGATGGGGACCTGGTGTCGTCGGAGCACGAGCTTCAGGCCACGCTGCTCACCTGCCTCTACCTGTCCTACTCCTACATGGGCAATGAGATCTCCTATCCACTGAAGCCTTTCTTGGTGGAGGCTGGCAAAGAGGCGTTTTGGGACCGATGCCTTGCCATCATCGACGCCACTAGCACCAAGATGCTACGCATCAACGCCGATCCCCACTTCTTCACCCACGTGTTTGCCGAGCTTAAGAGTGAGGGGGGCTGCGGCCCACAGGACTACAGCAGAGTGCTGGACCggtga